A window of the Candidatus Atribacteria bacterium ADurb.Bin276 genome harbors these coding sequences:
- the kynB_4 gene encoding Kynurenine formamidase — MLSNKNTTWIDLTLPVYNGSPVFPGQPSPTFFSWTTLDLHPNATTAFFMVEHTGTHLDVPSHFVKNGLSVEKIPVDRFCGRCLIIDISHFKPGESLSKEELQRTINEQGITVFPNDIVLFYTKDSIRYGHEDYFKHYAGLSGEAAQYLVEQKIKGVGIDAPSIDHAPFDGHRVFLPAGVIIYEFLTNLEHLLKKEAFFYAFPLKFNNCTGSPIRAVAQVKDR; from the coding sequence ATGTTATCAAATAAAAATACCACCTGGATTGATTTAACCCTACCAGTCTACAATGGATCACCGGTTTTTCCTGGGCAACCATCACCTACTTTTTTTTCCTGGACCACCCTTGATCTTCACCCCAATGCTACAACGGCTTTTTTTATGGTTGAACATACTGGTACTCATCTTGATGTTCCATCTCATTTTGTTAAAAATGGGCTGTCGGTCGAAAAAATACCGGTTGATCGATTTTGTGGAAGGTGCCTGATAATTGATATAAGTCATTTTAAACCGGGGGAGAGTCTGTCAAAAGAAGAACTGCAGAGAACAATCAACGAGCAGGGAATTACGGTTTTCCCAAATGATATTGTTTTATTTTATACTAAGGACAGCATTCGATATGGTCATGAAGATTATTTTAAGCATTATGCAGGTTTATCTGGGGAAGCTGCTCAGTACTTAGTTGAGCAGAAAATAAAAGGGGTTGGAATCGATGCACCGAGCATTGATCATGCACCTTTTGATGGTCATCGCGTGTTTTTACCCGCCGGAGTTATTATATATGAATTTTTAACCAATCTTGAGCATCTTTTGAAAAAAGAAGCCTTTTTTTATGCCTTCC